A window from Malassezia japonica chromosome 1, complete sequence encodes these proteins:
- the MAM3 gene encoding cell agglutination protein Mam3 (SECRETED:SignalP(1-24); TransMembrane:4 (n6-19c24/25o67-90i122-143o149-167i179-199o); COG:S; EggNog:ENOG503NW0Y) produces MSTAKLLLALVSYGLHSLVAGVRATPVTPFAVAPASPGAAAAFAAVQMHEGVAPIENKTPVQKMIDLVMIGLLVLLGGVFAGLTLGLMGLDMVNLQVMMTSGTEQERINATKVMRLLERGRHWVLVVLLLGNVIVNETLPIFLSEFGSGLSAVILSTVLIVIFGEIVPQSICARYGLSIGAMCAPLVHCAMILMAPVAWPTAKLLDYCLGEEHGTTYRKAELKTFVTLHQQIGTEHLNDDEVTIIRAVLDLNDKTLRDVMTPIEDVYTLPSDHVLDEPAVDKLVDSGYSRVPIHEPGKDDAIIGMLLVKRLIQYDPEDGWPVSRFTLTPLPEASPELNLLDAINYMQVGRSHMILVSEHPGEPSGALGVVTLEDIIEEMIGEEIVDETDVFVDVHNKIKVVRQKPAGIKQEQWQPLIRGIIERRRKYGGPQQTPLHSSFGTISRHNRSTSQSRFGVVPQRKARDKVSLKHLGSYTRGYDSQSEMSPGFSPQPFQAAQGQMSSSLMSDAYSDYAGSPDAMRQRGDVYQSDPEQEFEAQGPYIVEMGGSQNQTPRVITVADLNNQQDSKGMRTLAAAASVAHAMSETNKQNDDK; encoded by the exons ATG TCTACAGCCAAGCTCTTGCTCGCTCTTGTTTCCTATGGTCTGCACTCGTTGGTTGCGGGCGttcgcgcgacgcccgtGACGCCGTttgccgtcgcgccggcctcgccgggcgctgccgcggccTTCGCCGCGGTGCAGATGCACGAGGGGGTTGCACCGATTGAGAACAAGACGCCTGTGCAAAAGATGATCGACCTGGTGATGATTGGCTTATTGGTACTGCTGGGCGGTGTCTTTGCGGGTCTTACGCTCGGCCTGATGGGCCTCGACATGGTCAACTTGCAGGTGATGATGACCTCGGGTaccgagcaggagcgcatcaATGCGACCAAGGTgatgcgcctgctcgagcgcggccgccacTGGGTGCTGGTCGTGCTGCTCCTGGGCAATGTCATTGTCAACGAGACGCTGCCCATCTTCCTCTCGGAGTTCGGCTCGGGCCTCAGCGCGGTGATCCTCTCGACGGTGCTCATTGTCATCTTTGGCGAGATTGTGCCCCAGTCCATCTGCGCGCGCTATGGACTGTCGATTGGCGCCAtgtgcgcgccgctcgtgcacTGCGCCATGATCCTCAtggcgccggtcgcgtgGCCCACGGCCAAGCTCCTCGACTActgcctcggcgaggagcacggcACGACGTACCGCAAGGCGGAGCTCAAGACCTTTGTCACGCTCCACCAGCAGATCGGCACAGAGCACCtgaacgacgacgaggtgaCGATCATCCGCGCAGTGCTCGACTTGAACGacaagacgctgcgcgatgTCATGACCCCGATCGAAGACGTGTacacgctgccgagcgaccACGttctcgacgagccggCGGTCGACAAGCTCGTCGACTCGGGCTACTCGCGTGTGCCGATCCACGAGCCGGGCAAGGACGATGCGATTATCGGCATGCTCCTCGTCAAGCGCCTGATCCAGTACGACCCGGAAGACGGCTGGCCCGTGTCGCGCTTTACGCTCACACCGCTGCCAGAAGCGTCGCCGGAGCTgaacctgctcgacgcgatcAATTACATGCAGGTCGGCCGCTCGCACATGATCCTCGTGTCGGAGCACCCGGgcgagccgagcggcgcgctgggtGTCGTGACGCTTGAGGACATTATCGAGGAGATGATTGGCGAGGAGATTGTGGACGAGACGGACGTCTTTGTCGACGTCCACAACAAGATCAAGGTCGTGCGCCAAAAGCCGGCAGGCATCAAGCAGGAGCAGTGGCAGCCGCTGATCCGTGGCAtcatcgagcgccgccgcaagtACGGCGGACCGCAGCAGACGCCGCTGCACTCGTCGTTCGGCACGATCTCGCGCCACAACCGCTCCACGAGCCAGAGCAGGttcggcgtcgtgccgcagcgcaaggcacGCGACAAGGTCTCGCTCAAGCACCTCGGCTCGTACACGCGGGGGTACGACTCGCAGAGCGAGATGTCGCCGGGCTTTTCGCCGCAGCCGttccaggcggcgcagggccaGATGTCGAGCTCGCTCATGTCGGACGCGTACAGCGACTATGCCGGCTCGCCCGATGCAATGCGCCAGCGTGGCGACGTATACCAGTCGGACCCCGAGCAGGAGTTTGAGGCGCAGGGGCCGTACATTGTCGAGATGGGCGGCAGCCAGAACCAGACGCCGCGCGTCATCACGGTCGCCGATCTGAACAACCAGCAGGATTCCAAAGGGATGCGCAccctcgcggccgccgcgtcggtggCGCACGCCATGTCGGAGACCAACAAGCAGAACGACGACAAATAA
- a CDS encoding uncharacterized protein (TransMembrane:11 (n4-14c19/20o35-53i108-130o164-184i412-436o465-484i505-524o558-585i606-630o636-656i668-693o699-722i); SECRETED:SignalP(1-19); COG:S; EggNog:ENOG503NW23), which translates to MQRSAFLALAAAFVAPALAADGAPQDTSTSTVVSAMVLACIMAGIFSVLFIVLRPRFRNIYQPRSFLSKPASRNVEPLDSSLFGWIKQFIATPDSEVLRRNGLDAYMFISYINMILWIIVPIWIISWIFFLPLYSANLPGRKNGFNMFTFGNIVNSDKQNQNRAAGVLIMNYVFVAWILVNIHWRMKHFIQLRQEFMTSPEHANTEQAKTMLVTGVPNEYLSETKLAQLYGQLPGGVQKVWVNRNMKDLPKKVELRDKLVLKLEGAVTKLTKTAFKLVKKGKVEGVSLDAQPSADLAERIVPENKRPTHRLGKIPCCGEKVDTINYCRTEITRLNQEINTERERAMNDYESYPPQSSAFVLFNQQLSAHLAARTEGCHEPYRMAERWVEAHPKDVIWSNLSMNPYEKKIRTVLFWVVTWATVIFWCIPVALVGVFAQVDYLETKVPFLGWISMIPNIAKGVLKTVLPLAALAVLNMLLPVWLRFLAKQSGIPTKNGVELSLMTRFFIFQIIQNFLFLCIIQGSMSQVTQFVNKIVPSPDIPGFVSTISTAIPPSSTFFLQWVFVAGFGAAPGMFLMIVPLIVYYVKMILLGSTPRTIWHLKNDMGAPSFGTLFPATLLIVVIFLGFMILAPVMNGFAALGMFCLYMAYRYQFLYVYDFKPQNETGGLYFPKAISFTFAGIYLGTLLVAAMYLFNTGSNPTAFIPFGVLTVLLLVIIFAYHYFLMNSYGPLLNSLPLDLSLKNSTEQASNVQALQAQPQQPALPEKDAYYVNNSAPAIPSSHVVQMEDPHQTAIKSKSEHDSKMNAFYHPARTSKQLVLWYPNDNFGIGRSNVAADYNAGYEATTEQAWITEKGKVDEDSEFAPGE; encoded by the coding sequence ATGCAGCGCTCTGCTTTCCTCGCTCTTGCCGCGGCCTTTGTGGCCCCGGCCCTGGCTGCTGATGGTGCGCCCCAGGACACCTCGACTTCGACCGTGGTGTCGGCCATGGTGCTGGCCTGTATCATGGCTGGTATCTTCAGCGTCTTGTTCATTGTCCTGCGCCCGCGCTTCAGGAACATCTACCAGCCCCGCTCCTTCCTCTCGAAGCCGGCTAGCCGCAACGTCGAGCCCCTTGACTCGAGCCTTTTTGGCTGGATCAAGCAGTTCATTGCTACTCCCGACTCCGAGGTGCTTCGCCGCAACGGTCTTGACGCGTACATGTTCATCTCGTACATCAACATGATTCTCTGGATCATTGTCCCGATCTGGATCATCAGCTGGATCTTTTTCCTTCCCCTGTACTCGGCCAACCTTCCGGGTCGTAAGAACGGTTTCAACATGTTCACTTTCGGCAACATTGTAAACTCCGACAAGCAGAACCAGAACCGTGCCGCTGGTGTCCTGATCATGAACTATGTGTTCGTTGCCTGGATCCTTGTCAACATCCACTGGCGCATGAAGCACTTCATTCAGCTCCGCCAGGAGTTCATGACCTCGCCCGAGCACGCCAACACTGAGCAGGCCAAGACCATGCTCGTCACCGGTGTGCCGAACGAGTACCTGTCCGAGACCAAGCTTGCTCAACTCTACGGCCAGCTCCCTGGCGGTGTGCAGAAGGTGTGGGTGAACCGTAACATGAAGGACCTCCCCAAGAAGGTCGAGCTCCGCGACAAGCTTGTGCTCAAGCTCGAGGGTGCCGTTACCAAGCTCACCAAGACTGCCTTCAAGCTCGTCAAGAAGGGCAAAGTCGAGGGTGTCTCGCTTGATGCTCAGCCCTCGGCtgaccttgccgagcgcatcgttCCTGAGAACAAGCGCCCCAcccaccgcctcggcaagatCCCCTGCTGCGGTGAGAAGGTCGACACGATCAACTACTGCCGCACGGAGATCACTCGCCTGAACCAGGAGATCAACACCGAGCGTGAGCGTGCCATGAACGACTACGAGAGCTACCCTCCCCAGAGCAGCGCGTTCGTTCTCTTCAACCAGCAGCTCTCTGCTCACCTTGCCGCCCGCACTGAGGGTTGCCACGAGCCGTACCGCATGGCTGAGCGTTGGGTTGAGGCTCACCCCAAGGATGTCATCTGGTCGAACTTGAGTATGAACCCCTACGAGAAGAAGATCCGTACCGTTCTGTTCTGGGTTGTTACGTGGGCTACCGTCATCTTCTGGTGCATTCCCGTCGCTCTTGTTGGTGTCTTTGCGCAGGTCGACTACCTTGAGACCAAGGTGCCTTTCCTGGGCTGGATCAGCATGATTCCCAACATTGCCAAGGGTGTTCTGAAAACGGTCCTGCCGCTTGCTGCTCTCGCTGTGCTGAACATGCTCCTGCCCGTCTGGCTGCGTTTCCTCGCCAAGCAGAGCGGTATCCCGACCAAGAACGGTGTTGAGCTTAGTCTGATGACCCGTTTCTTCATCTTCCAGATCATCCAGAACTTCTTGTTCCTGTGTATCATCCAGGGTTCGATGAGCCAGGTGACTCAGTTCGTCAACAAGATCGTGCCGAGCCCTGATATTCCTGGTTTCGTGTCTACGATCTCGACTGCCATCCCGCCGTCGTCGACTTTCTTCCTGCAGTGGGTGTTTGTCGCTGGCTTTGGTGCTGCTCCGGGCATGTTCCTGATGATTGTTCCCCTTATTGTCTACTACGTGAAGATGATCCTGCTTGGCTCCACCCCCCGTACCATCTGGCATCTGAAGAACGACATGGGTGCGCCTTCGTTCGGTACGCTCTTCCCGGCCACGCTCCTCATTGTCGTCATCTTCCTTGGTTTCATGATCCTCGCCCCGGTCATGAACGGTTTCGCTGCCCTTGGTATGTTCTGCCTTTATATGGCCTACCGTTACCAGTTCCTCTACGTCTACGACTTCAAGCCGCAGAACGAGACTGGTGGTCTGTATTTCCCCAAGGCTATCAGCTTCACCTTCGCTGGTATCTACCTCGGCACcctgctcgtcgctgccATGTACCTGTTCAACACTGGTAGCAACCCCACCGCCTTCATTCCCTTCGGTGTGCTGACGGTGCTGCTCCTTGTCATCATCTTTGCGTACCACTACTTCTTGATGAACTCGTATGGTCCTCTTCTCAACTCGCTCCCTCTCGACCTGAGCCTCAAGAACTCGACCGAGCAGGCCAGCAACGTCCAGGCTCTGCAGGCCCAGCCCCAGCAGCCCGCTCTCCCCGAGAAGGACGCTTACTACGTGAACAACAGTGCGCCGGCCATCCCCTCGTCGCACGTTGTCCAGATGGAGGACCCGCATCAGACTGCCATCAAGTCGAAGTCGGAGCACGACTCGAAGATGAACGCGTTCTACCACCCCGCTCGCACCTCGAAGCAGCTTGTCCTGTGGTACCCCAACGACAACTTCGGTATCGGCCGCTCGAATGTCGCTGCGGACTACAACGCTGGCTACGAGGCTACCACCGAGCAGGCCTGGATCACTGAGAAGGGCAAGGTCGATGAGGACTCCGAGTTCGCCCCCGGCGAGTAA
- a CDS encoding uncharacterized protein (EggNog:ENOG503NYSA; COG:Q; TransMembrane:3 (i101-120o140-159i166-186o)) gives MFHGKLAQLPKWTKMEHISSRGMVIRYSSPSSKGPVVDESVMPAISIPFEPPLETTMDARKRLVAMSESCEIANAKFAQASSPEFWSKYNMDVLLQWTDRVLMHPATLTVLAVLAILLASPSPLQSVALNDDRRTDSEQVAFTAYTYVIHCVHMVVHAVRLPLQLLILPLAVILFIRFLGWLSSAWSNAAPMPNDIAELPTWVMSTLLTPTLPPLTSEQWREEKVVITGGARGLGAVLARRLADKGAHVITLDVAKSTVKHANVVAYRCDISKQNEVLSVTRNILHRHGAPTMLINNAAVRNGYPLLDVSVSDIARVMDTNTMAHFWTLKEFLPSMVEKKRGHIITVSSMMGQTGVAQMVDYVASKHALVGLHDSLRFELDSIYKTPFVRTTIVTTGHLQETSMFSGIQYNAFARFFAPPVSTSSVADAVVDALESQESRTVALPWYAAWTPALRLLPSFARDGVQALLGANHSMTTAPKAAPDSSADALST, from the coding sequence ATGTTTCACGGAAAGCTCGCACAGCTGCCTAAATGGACCAAGATGGAGCACATTTCGAGCCGAGGCATGGTCATCCGCTACTCTTCCCCGTCGTCCAAGGGACCGGTAGTAGACGAGAGTGTCATGCCTGCGATCTCTATCCCTTTTGAACCGCCGCTGGAAACCACTATGGACGCACGCAAGCGGCTCGTGGCCATGAGCGAGTCGTGCGAAATAGCAAATGCCAAGTTCGCGCaggcctcgtcgcccgagTTTTGGAGCAAGTACAATATGGATGTACTGCTGCAGTGGACGGACCGCGTACTGATGCACCCTGCGACGCTCACAGTCCTCGCCGTGCTGGCGATCCTCCTCGCAAGCCCCAGCCCGTTGCAGAGTGTTGCACTGAATGACGATCGGCGCACCGACAGCGAGCAGGTGGCGTTCACGGCATATACCTACGTGATACACTGCGTGCACATGGTGGTGCACGCTGTGCGCCTTCCGCTCCAGCTGCTGATTCTTCCTCTTGCCGTGATCCTCTTCATTCGTTTCCTCGGCTGGCTGAGCAGTGCATGGAGCAacgcggcgccgatgccgaACGATatcgccgagctgccgaCATGGGTGATGAGCACGCTCCTCACGCCGACGCTCCCTCCCCTGACGTCGGAGCAGTGGCGAGAAGAGAAAGTGGTCATCACAGGAGGTGCGCGCGGTCTTGGCGCTGTGCTGGCACGGCGCCTGGCCGACAAAGGCGCGCATGTGAtcacgctcgacgtcgccaAGTCGACTGTAAAACACGCAAATGTCGTGGCGTACCGTTGTGACATTTCCAAGCAGAACGAGGTGCTTTCGGTGACACGCAACATTCTCCACCGCCACGGCGCCCCCACGATGCTGATCAATAATGCGGCGGTGCGGAATGGCTACCCCCTGCTGGACGTTTCCGTGAGTGACATTGCGCGCGTGATGGACACAAACACAATGGCTCACTTTTGGACCTTGAAAGAATTTCTCCCCTCGATGGTCGAAAAGAAGCGCGGCCATATTATCACGGTGTCTTCGATGATGGGCCAGACCGGCGTTGCACAGATGGTCGACTATGTTGCATCGAAGCATGCGCTTGTTGGGCTGCACGATTCCCTCCGTTTCGAGCTGGACTCGATTTACAAGACGCCGTTCGTGCGTACGACCATTGTCACTACGGGGCATCTGCAAGAGACGAGCATGTTCTCGGGGATCCAGTATAACGCATTCGCACGCTTTTTTGCACCCCCCGTTagcacctcgagcgtggCTGACGCTGTGGTGGATGCCCTCGAAAGCCAAGAGAGCCGCACCGTGGCGCTTCCGTGGTACGCAGCATGGACGCCCGCCTTGCGTCTCCTTCCGTCGTTTGCGCGCGATGGAGTtcaggcgctgctcggcgcgaacCACTCCATGACCACAGCTCCGAAAGCAGCACCGGATTCGAGTGCCGATGCCCTCTCTACGTAA
- the PRX1 gene encoding peroxiredoxin 1 (COG:O; EggNog:ENOG503NW6E), protein MPNLRLGSVAPDFTAETTKGTIRFHDWLDNSWAILFSHPDDFTPVCTTELGEVARLAPEFEKRGVKVIGLSANDIASHEKWIQDINDIGKTDVQFPIIGDHDRKVATEYDMLDALDPTNVDAKGIPFTVRDVFVIDPKKVIRLKISYPASTGRHFTEILRVVDSLQLGDKHRITTPVNWQKGDKVIVHPSVQGEEAEKLFPGYETVRPYLRFTEDPSSKSA, encoded by the exons ATGCCGAACCTTCGCCTTGGCTCCGTTGCCCCTGACTTTACTGCTGAGACCACCAA GGGTACCATCCGCTTCCACGACTGGCTGGACAACTCGTGGGCCATCCTCTTCTCGCACCCCGATGACTTTACGCCGGTGTGCACcaccgagctcggtgaggtcgcccgcctcgcgcccgaGTTCGAGAAGCGTGGTGTGAAGGTCATTGGTCTGTCGGCCAACGACATTGCTTCGCACGAGAAGTGGATCCAGGACATCAACGACATTGGCAAGACCGATGTGCAGTTCCCCATCATCGGCGACCACGACCGCAAGGTCGCAACCGAGTACGACATGCTCGACGCCCTCGACCCTACCAATGTCGACGCCAAGGGCATTCCTTTCACTGTGCGTGACGTCTTTGTGATCGACCCCAAGAAGGTGATCCGCCTGAAGATCTCGTACCCTGCCTCGACCGGCCGCCACTTTACCGAGATCCTGCGTGTGGTCGACTCGCTGCAGCTGGGTGACAAGCACCGCATCACCACGCCTGTCAACTGGCAAAAGGGCGACAAGGTCATTGTCCACCCCAGCGTCCAGGGCGAAGAGGCTGAGAAGCTCTTCCCTGGCTACGAGACCGTGCGTCCGTACCTGCGCTTCACCGAGGACCCCAGCTCGAAGAGCGCCTAG
- the ARR3 gene encoding arsenicals resistance (TransMembrane:3 (o101-120i132-150o156-175i); EggNog:ENOG503NUWB; COG:P), with the protein MSTQPTQPSTVTGLQQDANKVANNLHNEASKAADTVMGSNETNRTESEEDSDGFVADPNGGVPNIPSALEQAKQSGHSGAAFGRFVPRAKERLNNGNFEGVGAPLVVGLIIMMWPILTGVRYERLPGLIRTRINWIIGPFMMLALAWATLPDLPDYRTGIIMVGIARCIAMRVAMETLAL; encoded by the exons ATGTCTACCCAGCCCACTCAGCCTAGCACCGTTACCGGCCTCCAGCAGGACGCCAACAAGGTCGCCAACAACCTCCACAACGAGGCCAGCAAGGCTGCCGATACCGTTATGGGGTCCAACGAAACCAACCGGACGGAGAGCGAGGAAGACAGCGATGGCTTCGTTGCAGACCCCAACGGTGGCGTGCCTAATATACCCTCTGCGCTTGAACAAGCCAAGCAATCTGGGCACTCAGGTGCTGCCTTTG GCAGGTTTGTCCCCCGCGCCAAAGAGAGGCTCAACAATGGAAACTTTGAAGGTGTAGGAGCACCATTAGTCGTCGGCCTGATCATCATGATGTGGCCGATTCTCACGGGTGTGCGTTACGAGCGCCTTCCGGGGCTCAttcggacgc GCATCAACTGGATTATTGGCCCATTTATGATGCTGGCACTTGCATGGGCTACGCTCCCCGACTTGCCTGACTATCGCACGGGTATAATTATGGTGGGCATTGCGCGGTGTATTGCCATG CGCGTGGCGATGGAGACACTTGCGCTGTGA
- the RCY1 gene encoding F-box protein: endocytic membrane traffic, recycling ReCYcling 1 (EggNog:ENOG503NUKZ; COG:U) has protein sequence MQELVRDESLWKARWDRMAWERVEGLPDALLDTPPPPITDIQPKKPKEVPRGAIDLLADLDLDGEAASEHPYSDRVKRAYTVLRPFYTSILDASSTTSSLLFTHPSVNGLEAQCALMGNLGRMASSLVQGLPAALESLAAKNKLRQVVGYLDMELRSAYMAKEAERAKGLETVKAETAMKEYAALAWKMRHMVWLLGPDEAVAKRPPRAAAMHALGGSGIAFAHVNERPVFHQEIPHNPKECIKFSERSESAFTLAPVKAFEAHLEQILIEEITLLQRIFPQEQGVELVFFEKIATDLLADYLAGLVQDAEAHSAYVYLEAYARSYEALLPLADAVVSIAPHVPLSDAKSVVGGVWAAHLGEYLAAEELWAKGLLETQCEKWQRNLDNVVREHRESMAPIAPQSAAEKRSFLSKFKGALLTPAVSIPRSVSSGTLPRGSSAEHSRRASPAPDHENEGYVGVGEVPSALDDDAWDDEDSPVKPAATPAPPPTLSLPPSENVARSRSVSPQPLAMSSMLSLETAIELVNVVRLSLQRFQTLGKLEDDGRVRAASIRVVVQLFAMLNDGHLRPGFSKAREEIGTYDFVQHDKDRAGVTDASEHVGPLILFFELVHIGDTIQQMMQVFFDRVASPLLGKIDFTNAAVREKKRMENDLDENVAQGMSAGVELLVHHVEHIVLTHQGPRDFYPEANAALDVAEPTRACVHCCATLKTYCDMLASCTDKALLDVFYQEIGFRLYAVLCKHLKRQIVSLNGGFQVISDLNAYYTFITTLRQPALTSVFGALKRVGSLYIVDEPKELAKMVRDATLSGGTMRSEEMYEFLRSRSDFKSIESNIDGELYGIKIMEDCSVM, from the exons ATGCAGGAGCTGGTGCGTGACGAGTCGCTATGGAAGGCGCGTTGGGACCGCATGGCATGGGAAAGGGTCGAAGGACTCCCTGATGCGCTCCTGGACACGCCGCCCCCGCCAATCACTGACATTCAACCAAAAAAGCCAAAAGAagtgccgcgcggcgcgatcgaCCTGCTGGCCGACCTGGATCTGGACGGTGAAGCGGCTTCAGAGCATCCTTATAGCGACCGCGTCAAGCGTGCATACACGGTCCTGCGCCCTTTCTATACGTCGATCTtggacgcgtcgagcaccacATCCTCGCTTCTCTTTACGCATCCCAGCGTCAATGGACTCGAGGCCCAGTGCGCGCTTATGGGAAACCTTGGGCGCATGGCATCGTCGCTCGTGCAAGGCCTTCCGGCTGCGCTCGAAAGTCTGGCCGCAAAAAATAAGCTCCGGCAAGTGGTCGGCTACTTGGACATGGAGCTTCGCTCGGCGTACATggccaaagaggccgagcgcgccaagggCCTCGAGACCGTAAAGGCGGAAACTGCGATGAAGGagtacgccgcgctcgcgtggAAGATGCGCCACATGGTCTGGCTCCTGGGCCCGGACGAGGCTGTTGCCAAGCGGCCGCCCCGCGCAGCGGCTATGCACGCcctcggcggcagcggcattGCCTTTGCACACGTCAACGAACGCCCCGTATTTCACCAAGAGATTCCCCACAACCCAAAAGAGTGCATCAAATTTtcggagcgcagcgagtccGCTTTTACGCTCGCACCAGTCAAGGCATTCGAGGCACATCTCGAGCAAATTCTCATCGAAGAGATTacgctcctgcagcgcatcttTCCGCAAGAGCAGGGCGTTGAGCTGGTCTTTTTCGAAAAGATCGCTACAGATTTG CTAGCGGACTATCTCGCTGGCCTTGTgcaggacgccgaggcgcactCGGCATACGTATACCTCGAGGCCTACGCGCGTTCGTACGAGGCACTACTGCCACTGGCAGATGCCGTGGTCAGCATCGCGCCTCACGTCCCGTTGAGCGATGCAAAGAGCGTCGTTGGCGGCGTATGggccgcgcacctcggcgaatacctcgctgccgaggagctgtGGGCGAAGGGATTGCTTGAAACTCAGTGCGAAAAGTGGCAGCGCAAC ctcgacaatgtcgtccgcgagcaccgcgaATCAATGGCGCCTATTGCGCCGCAGTCAGCCGCCGAGAAGCGCTCGTTCCTGTCCAAATTTAAAGGAGCGCTGCTCACGCCGGCCGTGTCAATCCCGCGCTCCGTGAGCTCGGGCACGCTTCCACGGGGATCGAGTGCAGAGCATTCGCGCCGTgcatcgcctgcgcccgatCACGAAAATGAGGGCTACGTGGGCGTAGGCGAAGTGCCCAgcgcgctggacgacgaTGCATGGGACGACGAAGATTCGCCGGTAAAGCCTGCTgcgacgcctgcgccacCCCCGACGCTTTCGCTGCCGCCCAGCGAGAACGTggcgcggtcgcgcagcgtatCGCCGCAGCCCCTTGCCATGTCCTCGATGCTGTCGCTCGAGACGGCGATTGAGCTGGTAAATGTCGTCCGCCTCTCTCTCCAGCGTTTCCAGACACTCGGAAAGCTAGAGGACGATGGGCGTGTCCGAGCGGCGTCGATTCGCGTTGTAGTCCAGCTCTTTGCGATGCTAAACGACGGTCATCTCCGGCCCGGATTTAGCAAAGCCCGTGAAGAGATCGGGACGTACGACTTTGTGCAGCACGACAAGGACCGAGCCGGCGTGACGGATGCGTCGGAGCATGTCGGCCCGCTCATTCTCTTTTTTGAGCTGGTGCACATTGGTGATACCATTCAGCAGATGATGCAGGTCTTCTTTGACCGCGTCGCATCGCCCCTCCTGGGCAAGATTGACTTTACGAACGCAGCCGTACGCGAAAAGAAGCGTATGGAAAACGACCTGGATGAGAATGTGGCACAAGGCATGAGCGCAGGGGTTGAGCTGCTTGTGCATCATGTCGAGCACATTGTCCTCACGCACCAGGGGCCGCGTGACTTTTACCCAGAGGCGAATGCTGCCTTGGACGTTGCGGAGCCGACCCGGGCTTGTGTTCACTGCTGCGCCACACTGAAAACCTACTGCGACATGCTGGCCTCGTGCACGGACAAGGCGCTCCTGGACGTGTTCTACCAAGAGATTGGATTCCGTTTGTATGCCGTACTGTGCAAGCACCTCAAGCGCCAAATTGTCTCGCTCAACGGCGGATTCCAAGTCATTAGTGACTTGAACGCCTACTATACCTTCATTACGACCCTACGTCAGCCTGCTCTGACCTCGGTATTTGGCGCATTGAAGCGCGTCGGCAGCTTGTACATTGTCGATGAGCCAAAAGAGCTCGCCAAGATGGTGCGCGATGCGACACTCAGCGGCGGCACCATGCGTTCCGAGGAGATGTACGAGTTCCtccgctcgcgcagcgatTTTAAATCGATCGAGAGCAACATCGATGGCGAACTGTACGGCATTAAAATTATGGAGGACTGTAGCGTGATGTAA